A genome region from Streptomyces xanthophaeus includes the following:
- a CDS encoding DUF4232 domain-containing protein: MRVTRKTAALGAATALLAGGLLAGTPATAAPAAACTADQLSDTGAERPDTIHVRFTVVNNGPACQLRGFPTVALAGQGSPDQNKPLRVIPRGEARPVLLSPGGSASTVLTFTPVLGEADGFCASGADPTVAPTLVIGVAGAGFQVAPNDGGQFALCGDTVRATAYR; this comes from the coding sequence ATGAGAGTGACCAGGAAGACGGCTGCCCTGGGCGCCGCGACGGCCCTGCTGGCGGGCGGACTGCTCGCAGGCACTCCCGCCACGGCGGCGCCGGCCGCCGCGTGCACCGCGGACCAGCTCTCGGACACCGGCGCGGAGCGGCCCGACACCATTCACGTGCGGTTCACGGTGGTCAACAACGGCCCTGCCTGTCAGCTGCGGGGCTTCCCGACGGTCGCTCTCGCGGGCCAGGGATCGCCGGACCAGAACAAGCCGCTGCGCGTCATCCCCCGGGGCGAGGCCCGGCCGGTGCTGTTGTCCCCGGGCGGGAGCGCCTCGACGGTCCTGACCTTCACCCCGGTCCTCGGCGAGGCGGACGGCTTCTGCGCCTCCGGCGCCGACCCGACCGTCGCCCCCACGCTGGTGATCGGCGTCGCGGGCGCGGGCTTCCAGGTGGCTCCCAACGACGGCGGCCAGTTCGCCCTGTGCGGCGACACCGTCCGCGCCACCGCTTACCGCTAG
- a CDS encoding CGNR zinc finger domain-containing protein has protein sequence MQIPHDTRRALDVVVALVNTAAEADQPDGLSDIGALRGFVQEYSISDVGELSARDLAGVRTVRGKFAQVFASPNPRAASILINELVATAGTTPQLTDHDGYDWHVHYFAPGASVGDHLAADGGMALAFIVVSGEQERLRRCEAPDCRRAFVDLSRNRSRRYCDSRTCGNRLHVAAYRARRKEADAEASEQEEIVHGGEQQQDADHR, from the coding sequence GTGCAGATCCCCCACGACACCCGTCGCGCGCTCGACGTCGTCGTCGCGCTGGTGAACACAGCGGCCGAGGCCGACCAGCCCGACGGACTCTCCGACATCGGCGCGCTGCGCGGATTCGTCCAGGAGTACTCGATCAGCGACGTCGGCGAGCTCAGCGCCCGCGACCTGGCCGGCGTCCGGACGGTGCGCGGAAAGTTCGCCCAGGTCTTCGCCTCCCCGAACCCGCGTGCGGCTTCCATACTGATCAACGAGCTCGTGGCCACGGCCGGCACCACCCCGCAGCTGACCGACCACGACGGCTACGACTGGCATGTGCACTACTTCGCGCCGGGCGCGTCGGTGGGCGACCACCTGGCGGCCGACGGCGGCATGGCGCTGGCCTTCATCGTGGTCTCCGGCGAACAGGAGCGGCTGCGCCGCTGTGAGGCCCCGGACTGCCGGCGGGCCTTCGTCGACCTCTCCCGCAACCGGTCCCGGCGCTACTGCGACAGCCGGACCTGCGGGAACCGGCTGCACGTGGCGGCGTACCGGGCCCGGCGCAAGGAGGCCGACGCGGAGGCGTCAGAGCAGGAAGAGATCGTGCACGGCGGCGAGCAGCAGCAGGATGCCGATCACCGCTAG
- a CDS encoding TIGR02611 family protein, protein MNTGSDRGTQGSAADEATTEATTEPAADATAEDAAAEAAAEAPHVSKAPAFIKSNKSLHLSWQVGVFVVGLAVIAAGVAMLVLPGPGWVAIFAGLAIWATEFAWAHLVLRWTKRKVTEAAQKALDPKVRRRNIILTSVGLVIAGALIGFYLWKYGLVLPWNLKDQ, encoded by the coding sequence ATGAATACGGGGAGTGACCGCGGAACCCAAGGGTCCGCCGCTGACGAAGCCACCACGGAAGCCACCACCGAACCGGCCGCGGATGCCACCGCGGAAGATGCCGCTGCGGAGGCCGCCGCGGAGGCGCCGCACGTATCGAAGGCCCCGGCCTTCATCAAGTCGAACAAGAGCCTGCACCTGAGCTGGCAGGTCGGCGTCTTCGTCGTCGGCCTCGCGGTCATCGCCGCCGGCGTCGCGATGCTCGTGCTGCCCGGCCCCGGCTGGGTCGCCATCTTCGCGGGCCTGGCGATCTGGGCCACCGAGTTCGCCTGGGCCCACCTCGTGCTGCGCTGGACCAAGCGGAAGGTCACCGAGGCCGCACAGAAGGCGCTCGACCCCAAGGTCCGCCGCCGCAACATCATCCTGACCAGCGTGGGCCTCGTCATCGCGGGCGCGCTGATCGGTTTCTACCTGTGGAAGTACGGGCTCGTCCTGCCCTGGAACCTCAAGGACCAGTGA
- a CDS encoding SsgA family sporulation/cell division regulator: MNTTVSCELHLRLVVSSESSLPVPAGLRYDTADPYAVHATFHTGAEETVEWVFARDLLAEGLHRPTGTGDVRVWPSRSHGQGVVCIALSSPEGEALLEAPARALESFLKRTDAAVPPGTEHRHFDLDKELSHILAES; this comes from the coding sequence ATGAACACCACGGTCAGCTGCGAGCTGCACCTGCGCCTCGTTGTGTCGAGCGAGTCCTCACTGCCTGTTCCCGCGGGCCTGCGGTATGACACGGCCGACCCCTACGCCGTGCACGCCACCTTCCACACCGGCGCCGAGGAGACGGTCGAATGGGTATTCGCCCGCGACCTCCTCGCTGAGGGCCTCCACCGGCCCACCGGTACCGGCGACGTCCGCGTCTGGCCGTCCCGCAGCCACGGTCAGGGCGTCGTCTGCATCGCCCTGAGCTCACCGGAGGGAGAAGCACTGCTCGAAGCACCCGCCCGAGCACTCGAGTCGTTCCTCAAGCGGACGGACGCCGCGGTCCCACCCGGGACCGAGCACCGGCACTTCGACCTCGACAAGGAGCTCTCCCACATCCTGGCCGAAAGCTGA
- the thrS gene encoding threonine--tRNA ligase, with protein MSDVRVIIQRDSERDERVVATGTTAAELFAGERTIVAARIAGELKDLAYEVKDGETVEPVEISSEDGLNILRHSTAHVMAQAVQELFPEAKLGIGPPVQNGFYYDFDVARPFTPEDLKAIEKKMQEIQKRGQRFSRRVVTDEAAREELADEPYKLELIGIKGSASTDDGANVEVGGGELTIYDNLDAKTGDLCWKDLCRGPHLPTTRNIPAFKLMRNAAAYWRGSEKNPMLQRIYGTAWPSKEELKAHLDFLAEAEKRDHRKLGNELDLFSIPDEIGSGLAVFHPRGGIIRRVMEDYSRKRHEEEGYEFVYSPHATKGALFEKSGHLDWYAEGMYPPMQLDGGTDYYLKPMNCPMHNLIFDARGRSYRELPLRLFEFGTVYRYEKSGVVHGLTRARGFTQDDAHIYCTREQMAEELDTTLTFVLNLLRDYGLTDFYLELSTKDPEKFVGSDEAWEEATAVLAQVAEKQGLPLVPDPGGAAFYGPKISVQCKDAIGRTWQMSTVQLDFNLPERFNLEYTAPDGSRQRPVMIHRALFGSIERFFAVLLEHYAGAMPPWLAPVQAVGIPIGDGHVEYLQEFAAAAKKQGLRVEVDASSDRMQKKIRNHQKLKVPFMIIVGDEDMAAGTVSFRYRDGSQENGIAKDEALAKLAKVVADRVQV; from the coding sequence GTGTCAGACGTCCGTGTGATCATCCAACGCGATTCCGAGCGGGACGAGCGCGTGGTGGCCACGGGCACTACGGCGGCGGAGCTCTTCGCCGGCGAGCGCACCATCGTCGCCGCGCGCATCGCGGGCGAGCTCAAGGACCTCGCGTACGAGGTGAAGGACGGCGAGACCGTCGAGCCGGTGGAGATCTCCTCCGAGGACGGCCTCAACATCCTGCGCCACTCGACCGCGCACGTCATGGCGCAGGCCGTGCAGGAGCTCTTCCCCGAGGCCAAGCTGGGCATCGGCCCGCCGGTCCAGAACGGCTTCTACTACGACTTCGACGTGGCCCGGCCCTTCACCCCGGAGGACCTGAAGGCCATCGAGAAGAAGATGCAGGAGATCCAGAAGCGCGGCCAGCGGTTCTCCCGCCGCGTGGTCACCGACGAGGCGGCCCGCGAGGAGCTCGCCGACGAGCCGTACAAGCTGGAGCTCATCGGCATCAAGGGCTCCGCGTCGACCGACGACGGCGCGAACGTCGAGGTGGGCGGCGGCGAGCTGACCATCTACGACAACCTGGACGCGAAGACCGGCGACCTGTGCTGGAAGGACCTCTGCCGCGGTCCCCACCTGCCCACCACCCGGAACATCCCCGCGTTCAAGCTCATGCGCAATGCCGCCGCCTACTGGCGCGGCAGCGAGAAGAACCCGATGCTCCAGCGCATCTACGGCACCGCGTGGCCGTCGAAGGAAGAGCTGAAGGCCCACCTCGACTTCCTGGCCGAGGCCGAGAAGCGCGACCACCGCAAGCTCGGCAACGAGCTCGACCTCTTCTCCATCCCGGACGAGATCGGCTCCGGCCTCGCCGTCTTCCACCCGCGCGGCGGCATCATCCGCCGGGTCATGGAGGACTACTCGCGCAAGCGGCACGAGGAGGAGGGCTACGAGTTCGTCTACTCCCCGCACGCCACCAAGGGCGCCCTCTTCGAGAAGAGCGGACACCTGGACTGGTACGCGGAGGGCATGTACCCCCCCATGCAGCTCGACGGTGGTACCGACTACTACCTCAAGCCCATGAACTGCCCGATGCACAACCTGATCTTCGACGCGCGCGGCCGCTCCTACCGCGAACTGCCGCTGCGTCTGTTCGAGTTCGGCACCGTGTACCGGTACGAGAAGTCGGGTGTCGTCCACGGTCTGACCCGCGCCCGCGGGTTCACCCAGGACGACGCGCACATCTACTGCACCCGCGAGCAGATGGCGGAGGAGCTCGACACGACCCTCACCTTCGTGCTCAACCTGCTGCGCGACTACGGTCTGACCGACTTCTACCTGGAGCTGTCCACCAAGGACCCGGAGAAGTTCGTCGGCTCGGACGAGGCCTGGGAGGAGGCGACCGCCGTCCTCGCGCAGGTCGCCGAGAAGCAGGGCCTCCCGCTGGTCCCGGACCCGGGCGGCGCCGCCTTCTACGGTCCGAAGATCTCGGTGCAGTGCAAGGACGCCATCGGCCGCACCTGGCAGATGTCGACCGTGCAGCTCGACTTCAACCTGCCGGAGCGCTTCAACCTGGAGTACACCGCGCCCGACGGCTCCCGCCAGCGGCCGGTCATGATCCACCGCGCGCTGTTCGGCTCGATCGAGCGGTTCTTCGCCGTGCTGCTGGAGCACTACGCGGGCGCCATGCCGCCGTGGCTGGCCCCGGTCCAGGCGGTCGGCATCCCGATCGGCGACGGGCACGTCGAGTACCTGCAGGAGTTCGCCGCGGCGGCGAAGAAGCAGGGCCTGCGGGTCGAGGTGGACGCCTCCTCCGACCGCATGCAGAAGAAGATCCGCAACCACCAGAAGCTCAAGGTCCCGTTCATGATCATCGTCGGTGACGAGGACATGGCGGCGGGCACCGTCTCCTTCCGTTACCGCGACGGTTCGCAGGAGAACGGCATCGCCAAGGACGAGGCGCTGGCCAAGCTGGCCAAGGTCGTCGCGGACCGCGTCCAGGTCTGA
- a CDS encoding SCO7613 C-terminal domain-containing membrane protein, giving the protein MNTPLPPAEELALIDRELAQLDARRLYLLGRRDWLLRLLLQPGGAPAPVRWGQAAPAGPAGPAKEASAPSAQNVLLTLGAVLLAVAALAFTLVSWGSMGIAGRSAVLAAVTAAALGAPVLLLRRGLRSTAESVAAVGLLLTVLDAYALYAVGMPDTNGAGYAAGAAAVLAAAWAGYGSGLRTLRSPLPAAVLAAQFALPLAALAARPGPQALGWALLATAALDAALALRVRAAAVPAAVTGAGALLIGLAQSWSAGSAAQAVAPAALLLAGAALGVSAAWREPRASAAALVGALAAVAGLGGVARPDLDPAWTVLVHLLLALPLLAAVRVPALPAAVRHGSARAGAVVASLAALSAAAVVAPALVARFRVLGEVWAATTPDLDPYGAGAAAAAPATLLISAGAAWWLARALSRPEPAVVAVVLAWAGLFAAPVLLGFPVAAVFAAQLAVTGAAGVLALRSPARGARIAAAVCALTGAANVSLGTLDGRTATFAVWGLLGAGCAAAAAYGAASRPLRSGAAVCAVGYATGVLVAAGAVSDLAVVWWALPVLAVPALAAALGPRLGGVRLPVEIAAAVAGAVAVGLSAGRAGTLALVLALAGVVCAGAAVRPDRRVLGWAAGALFAAATWVRLAEAGVSAPEAYTLPVTVPALVVGLLRRRRDPQASSWTAYGPGLAATLVPSLLAAWGDPGWVRPLLLGAAALAVTLLGARGRLQAPLLLGGAVLAAVALHELAPYVVQVAGALPRWVPPALAGLLLLAVGATYERRLRDARRLRAAIGRLR; this is encoded by the coding sequence ATGAACACGCCTCTGCCGCCCGCCGAAGAGCTGGCGCTCATCGACCGCGAGCTGGCCCAACTCGATGCCCGGCGGCTGTATTTGCTGGGCCGCCGGGACTGGCTGCTGCGTCTGCTGCTCCAGCCCGGCGGCGCGCCCGCTCCGGTCCGCTGGGGCCAGGCCGCGCCCGCCGGCCCCGCCGGGCCCGCGAAGGAGGCCTCCGCTCCGAGCGCGCAGAACGTGCTGCTCACCCTGGGCGCGGTGCTGCTGGCGGTCGCCGCGCTCGCGTTCACGCTGGTGAGCTGGGGGTCCATGGGGATCGCCGGGCGTTCGGCGGTGCTCGCCGCGGTGACGGCGGCGGCGCTGGGCGCGCCCGTGCTCCTGCTGCGCCGCGGGCTGCGGTCGACGGCGGAGTCGGTCGCGGCGGTCGGCCTGCTGCTGACGGTGCTCGACGCGTACGCGCTGTACGCGGTCGGCATGCCGGACACGAACGGCGCCGGCTACGCGGCGGGGGCGGCAGCCGTGCTGGCGGCCGCGTGGGCCGGTTACGGCTCGGGGCTGCGCACGCTGCGGAGCCCGCTGCCGGCCGCGGTGCTGGCGGCGCAGTTCGCCCTGCCGCTGGCGGCACTGGCCGCGCGGCCGGGTCCGCAGGCGCTGGGCTGGGCGCTGCTGGCGACGGCGGCGCTGGACGCGGCGCTCGCCCTGCGGGTGCGGGCGGCGGCCGTCCCGGCGGCCGTGACGGGCGCGGGCGCGCTGCTGATCGGGCTGGCCCAGTCGTGGTCGGCCGGGTCGGCGGCGCAGGCCGTGGCCCCCGCGGCGCTGCTGCTGGCGGGCGCGGCCCTGGGTGTGTCGGCGGCCTGGCGGGAGCCTCGCGCCTCGGCCGCGGCGCTGGTGGGCGCCCTGGCGGCGGTGGCCGGCCTGGGCGGCGTGGCCCGGCCGGACCTGGACCCGGCGTGGACGGTGCTGGTGCACCTGCTGCTGGCGCTGCCGCTGCTGGCGGCGGTACGGGTACCTGCGCTCCCGGCGGCGGTCCGGCACGGGTCGGCCCGGGCCGGGGCCGTGGTGGCGTCCCTGGCGGCACTGTCGGCGGCTGCCGTGGTGGCCCCGGCCCTGGTGGCCCGGTTCCGGGTGCTGGGTGAGGTGTGGGCGGCGACGACCCCGGACCTGGATCCGTACGGGGCGGGGGCTGCGGCCGCGGCCCCGGCGACCCTGCTGATCTCGGCCGGGGCGGCCTGGTGGCTCGCGCGGGCGCTGTCCCGGCCGGAGCCGGCGGTGGTGGCGGTGGTCCTGGCCTGGGCGGGGCTGTTCGCGGCTCCGGTGCTGCTCGGGTTCCCGGTGGCGGCGGTGTTCGCGGCGCAGCTCGCGGTGACGGGCGCGGCGGGCGTCCTCGCGCTGCGCTCCCCGGCGCGCGGGGCGCGGATCGCGGCCGCCGTGTGCGCGCTGACGGGTGCCGCGAACGTGTCCCTGGGCACGCTGGACGGCCGGACGGCGACGTTCGCGGTCTGGGGGCTGCTGGGCGCGGGCTGCGCGGCGGCAGCGGCGTACGGGGCGGCTTCGCGCCCGCTCCGGTCGGGGGCGGCCGTGTGCGCCGTCGGGTACGCCACGGGCGTGCTGGTGGCGGCGGGTGCGGTGTCGGACCTGGCGGTGGTCTGGTGGGCGCTGCCGGTGCTGGCGGTCCCGGCGCTGGCGGCGGCTCTCGGGCCGCGGCTGGGCGGGGTCCGGCTGCCCGTCGAGATCGCGGCGGCCGTGGCGGGCGCAGTGGCGGTGGGCCTGTCGGCCGGGCGGGCCGGAACCCTGGCGCTGGTCCTGGCGCTGGCCGGGGTGGTCTGCGCGGGCGCCGCGGTGCGGCCGGACCGGCGGGTGCTGGGCTGGGCGGCGGGGGCGCTGTTCGCGGCGGCGACCTGGGTACGGCTGGCGGAGGCCGGGGTGAGCGCGCCGGAGGCCTACACGCTGCCGGTGACGGTGCCCGCCCTCGTGGTGGGTCTGCTGCGGCGGCGCCGGGACCCGCAGGCCTCGTCCTGGACGGCGTACGGCCCGGGCCTGGCGGCGACGCTGGTGCCGAGCCTGCTGGCGGCCTGGGGGGACCCGGGCTGGGTGCGCCCGCTGCTGCTGGGGGCGGCCGCGCTGGCGGTGACCCTGCTGGGCGCGCGGGGGCGGCTCCAGGCTCCGCTCCTGCTCGGCGGGGCGGTGCTGGCGGCGGTGGCGCTGCACGAGCTGGCCCCGTACGTGGTGCAGGTGGCGGGCGCGCTCCCGCGCTGGGTGCCGCCGGCCCTGGCGGGCCTGCTGCTGCTGGCGGTGGGGGCGACGTACGAGCGGCGGCTGCGTGACGCCCGCCGACTGCGGGCCGCGATCGGCCGGCTCCGGTGA
- a CDS encoding DUF1992 domain-containing protein, with product MTERKPPGVSFESFVDRQIRQATERGDFKSLAGYGKPLASLDAPYDEQWWIKDKLHREGFAVLPPALALRKEAEDAVEKVRAARSERQVRDVLTEINEKIAAALRMPPPGPALGLTEFDVEAEVRAWHRDRPDRA from the coding sequence ATGACCGAGCGCAAGCCACCGGGTGTCAGCTTCGAGTCCTTCGTGGACCGGCAGATCCGACAGGCCACCGAACGGGGCGACTTCAAGAGCCTGGCCGGCTACGGCAAGCCGCTGGCCTCGCTGGACGCGCCCTACGACGAGCAGTGGTGGATCAAGGACAAGCTGCACCGCGAGGGCTTCGCCGTCCTGCCCCCGGCGCTCGCGCTGCGCAAGGAGGCCGAGGACGCCGTGGAGAAGGTCCGGGCGGCCCGCTCGGAACGCCAGGTACGGGACGTCCTCACGGAGATCAACGAGAAGATCGCGGCGGCCCTGCGCATGCCCCCGCCGGGCCCGGCCCTGGGCCTGACGGAGTTCGACGTCGAGGCCGAGGTACGGGCCTGGCACCGGGACCGCCCGGACCGGGCCTGA
- a CDS encoding GNAT family N-acetyltransferase: MQQIRTLDLTDDATAAAVHRIGRAAYAVEAELIGFDGIPALGESLAEMRARPLNWVGAVTEDGEPAGFLAWEEGADGGIGIDRLCVDPGWFRRGVASLLLRHVLTELFPGRLVEVTTGAANAPAVTLYERAGFTRGPDFSPVPGLTMASFGRAAIGTPCDGGRGSSDLA; this comes from the coding sequence ATGCAGCAGATACGCACGCTGGACCTGACCGACGATGCCACCGCGGCGGCCGTGCACCGGATCGGGCGGGCCGCCTACGCGGTGGAGGCGGAGCTGATCGGCTTCGACGGCATACCGGCGCTCGGCGAGAGCCTCGCCGAGATGAGGGCCCGGCCTCTGAACTGGGTGGGCGCCGTCACCGAGGACGGCGAGCCGGCCGGCTTCCTCGCCTGGGAGGAAGGGGCCGACGGCGGCATCGGCATCGACCGGCTGTGCGTGGACCCGGGCTGGTTCCGCCGGGGCGTCGCCTCGCTGCTGCTGCGCCACGTCCTGACCGAGCTGTTCCCGGGCCGCCTGGTCGAGGTGACCACGGGCGCGGCGAACGCCCCCGCGGTGACCCTCTACGAACGTGCCGGATTCACCCGCGGCCCTGACTTCTCCCCCGTGCCGGGGCTGACCATGGCCTCGTTCGGCCGGGCCGCCATCGGCACCCCGTGCGATGGTGGAAGGGGATCTTCCGACCTGGCATGA
- a CDS encoding DsbA family protein: MTDSVILDVWCELQCPDCHRALDDVRALRARYGDRLDIRLRHFPLEKHKHAFAAAQAAEEAVEQGQGWPYAEALLARTAELAERGEPVLLDVARQLGLDVEEFDTALIDGRHILIVDADQAEGKAIGVTGTPTYVIDGQRLDGGKSQDGLRARIEEIADRLLADTA; this comes from the coding sequence ATGACCGATTCCGTGATCCTCGACGTCTGGTGCGAACTGCAGTGCCCGGACTGCCACCGCGCCCTGGACGACGTACGCGCCCTGCGGGCCCGCTACGGCGACCGGCTGGACATCCGGCTGCGCCACTTCCCCCTGGAGAAGCACAAGCACGCCTTCGCCGCGGCGCAGGCCGCCGAGGAGGCCGTCGAGCAGGGCCAGGGCTGGCCCTACGCGGAGGCCCTGCTGGCGCGCACCGCGGAGCTGGCCGAGCGCGGCGAGCCGGTCCTGCTGGACGTGGCACGTCAACTGGGGCTCGACGTCGAGGAGTTCGACACCGCCCTGATCGACGGGCGGCACATCCTGATCGTCGACGCAGACCAGGCCGAGGGCAAGGCGATCGGCGTGACCGGCACCCCGACGTACGTGATCGACGGGCAGCGCCTCGACGGCGGCAAGAGCCAGGACGGCCTGCGCGCCCGTATCGAGGAGATCGCCGACCGCCTGCTGGCGGACACGGCCTAG
- a CDS encoding 3'-5' exonuclease yields MTRWYEGPLAAFDTETTGVDVEQDRIVSAALIVQECAGGRVRTTRWLVNPGIPVPAGATEVHGLTDEHLQRHGRWPAPVVEEIARALGEQQVAGRPVVVMNAPFDLTLLDRELRRHRASSLSRYLDDRPLTVLDPRVLDKHLDRYRKGRRTLTDLCAHYGIELEGAHDAAADAMASLELVRAVGRRFAARLERLTPAELHTLQAVWHAAQARGLQAWFARQGTPEPVDPHWPLRPDLSTAA; encoded by the coding sequence ATGACACGCTGGTACGAGGGCCCGCTGGCCGCATTCGACACGGAGACCACCGGGGTGGACGTCGAGCAGGACCGGATCGTGTCCGCCGCGCTCATCGTCCAGGAGTGTGCGGGCGGCAGGGTCCGCACCACGCGCTGGCTGGTCAATCCCGGTATTCCGGTGCCCGCGGGCGCTACGGAAGTGCACGGGCTGACCGATGAGCACCTGCAGCGTCACGGGCGCTGGCCCGCGCCGGTGGTGGAGGAGATAGCCCGGGCGCTCGGGGAGCAGCAGGTGGCGGGCCGACCGGTGGTGGTGATGAACGCGCCGTTCGATCTGACGCTGCTGGACCGGGAGTTGCGCCGGCACCGGGCGTCGTCGCTGTCGCGGTACCTGGACGACCGGCCGCTGACGGTGCTGGACCCGCGGGTGCTGGACAAGCACCTGGACCGGTACCGCAAGGGCCGCCGGACGCTGACGGACCTGTGCGCGCACTACGGGATCGAGCTGGAGGGCGCGCACGACGCGGCGGCGGACGCGATGGCCTCGCTGGAACTGGTCCGGGCGGTGGGGCGGCGGTTCGCGGCCCGTCTGGAGCGGCTGACGCCGGCCGAGCTGCACACGCTGCAGGCGGTGTGGCACGCGGCGCAGGCGCGGGGCCTGCAGGCGTGGTTCGCGCGTCAGGGGACGCCGGAGCCGGTGGATCCGCACTGGCCGCTGCGGCCGGACCTGTCGACGGCGGCGTAG
- a CDS encoding DUF4365 domain-containing protein — protein MALTQPEQGGVLHEGTGPRTGALRGTLATTACMETLQVGYLHAVAAAAGCSLSQPFPDNGIDWHVSHGAPEHVVDDEVTIKVQLKATYQIPPRPAGATFAFTLDNEHLVKLARTPVAVHKILVVMLVPREREQWLAAGHDRLDLRHCCYWTNLAGHPVTGRRRTTVRIPTTRIFDDRALCEIMTRVGSGGTP, from the coding sequence ATGGCGCTCACACAGCCCGAACAGGGCGGGGTGCTGCACGAGGGGACAGGTCCGCGGACCGGAGCCCTGCGCGGCACACTCGCCACCACCGCCTGTATGGAGACCCTCCAGGTGGGATACCTGCACGCCGTTGCGGCCGCCGCCGGGTGCTCGCTGTCCCAGCCCTTCCCCGACAACGGCATCGACTGGCACGTCTCCCACGGAGCGCCCGAACACGTCGTCGACGACGAGGTCACCATCAAGGTGCAGCTCAAGGCGACCTACCAGATACCGCCCCGGCCGGCCGGGGCCACCTTCGCCTTCACCCTCGACAACGAGCACCTGGTGAAGCTGGCCCGGACGCCCGTCGCCGTCCACAAGATCCTCGTCGTGATGCTCGTACCGAGGGAACGCGAGCAGTGGCTCGCCGCCGGACACGACCGGCTCGACCTGAGGCACTGCTGCTACTGGACCAACCTCGCCGGACACCCCGTGACCGGCCGGCGCCGCACCACCGTACGGATCCCGACCACGCGGATCTTCGACGACCGTGCGCTGTGCGAGATCATGACCCGGGTCGGGTCGGGAGGGACACCCTGA
- a CDS encoding HIT family protein, which translates to MLAAMTTQPEQQIGVGTQDAFQRLWTPHRMAYIQGENKPTGPEAGDGCPFCGIPDMSDQDGLVVARGRHVYAVLNLYPYNGGHLMVVPYRHVADYTELDGPETAELADLTKRAMVALRKASGAHGFNIGMNQGAAAGAGIAAHLHQHIVPRWGGDTNFMPVVGHTKVLPQLLADTRQMLADAWPVD; encoded by the coding sequence ATGCTTGCCGCCATGACGACTCAGCCGGAGCAGCAGATCGGTGTGGGCACGCAGGACGCGTTCCAGCGACTGTGGACGCCCCACCGGATGGCCTACATCCAGGGGGAGAACAAGCCGACCGGCCCGGAGGCCGGGGACGGCTGTCCCTTCTGCGGGATTCCGGACATGTCCGACCAGGACGGCCTGGTCGTCGCGCGGGGCCGGCACGTGTACGCGGTGCTGAACCTCTACCCGTACAACGGCGGCCACCTGATGGTCGTCCCGTACCGGCACGTCGCCGACTACACCGAGCTGGACGGGCCGGAGACGGCCGAGCTCGCCGACCTCACCAAGCGGGCGATGGTCGCGCTGCGCAAGGCCTCGGGCGCGCACGGATTCAACATCGGCATGAACCAGGGCGCGGCGGCCGGCGCCGGCATCGCCGCGCACCTGCACCAGCACATCGTGCCCCGCTGGGGCGGGGACACGAACTTCATGCCGGTCGTGGGCCACACCAAGGTGCTGCCCCAACTCCTGGCGGACACCCGCCAGATGCTCGCCGACGCCTGGCCCGTCGACTAG